From a region of the Pseudanabaena sp. ABRG5-3 genome:
- the gyrA gene encoding DNA gyrase subunit A: MTDTLEDRIIPTDLRGEMSRSYLEYAMSVIVGRALPDARDGLKPVHRRILYAMHELGLSADRPFRKCARVVGDVIGKYHPHGDTAVYEALVRMAQDFSMRDRMVDGHGNFGSVDNDPPAAMRYTECRLTRIAQVGLIQDIERDTVNFGDNYDGSQQEPLVMPARIPQLLLNGSAGIAVGMATNIPPHNLGELVDGLVALIADPSLSDLELMKYIPGPDFPTGALVLGTDGIRETYTAGRGSITMRAVASFETISASGRQDREAIIITEMPYQTNKASLIEKIAEMVNEKKLDGISDIRDESDRDGMRLVIELKRDAYPKVVLNNLYKSTPLQSNFSCNMLALVDGEPITLTLRHALQVFLDFRYEVITRRTQYELKKAQERDHLLQGLLIALNHLDAVIALIRGADDSSAAKTGLIENYGLSEAQADAILAMQLRRLTAQDADKIHDEHNQLVAKIADLQDILQNRERILTITREELEAIKAEFATPRRTRILPNEGDIDTADLIANRETIVMVTQQGYIKRMPVDTFTAQNRATRGKASANVKDDDAIAHFFACRSHDKVLFFTDRGKVYGVKAYEVPESGRAARGTAVVQLLPIAADEKITTVLPISEFSEDEYLVMLTAGGYIKKTKLPAFANIRSNGLIAIALEEGDLLRWVRRAKADNTIIVGSRQGMSIRFRTDHEQLRPMGRDTRGVRSMRLTGDDEIVSMDILPAGLAEIEEVEGSEEDIDLTMTANEDENLEADTESESANEKPQGPWVLVVTRGGYGKRVPVSQFRIQKRAGKGLRVTKFKTGQDQLASLCLVDEQNELMIVTSRGIVMRQSTDAIACQSRTARGVRLQRLDASDAIVGATLVPPALEEEIEEAEVQSGDAVVTTIETVVETSEETED, translated from the coding sequence ATGACTGATACCTTAGAAGATCGGATTATTCCAACAGACCTACGCGGCGAAATGTCGCGATCGTATCTGGAATATGCCATGAGCGTGATCGTCGGTCGCGCCCTGCCCGATGCCCGTGATGGACTCAAACCCGTACACCGTCGCATTCTCTACGCTATGCACGAGTTAGGCTTGAGTGCCGATCGCCCATTTAGAAAATGCGCCCGTGTCGTTGGTGATGTAATCGGTAAATATCACCCCCACGGCGATACCGCAGTATATGAAGCATTGGTACGGATGGCGCAGGACTTTTCGATGCGCGATCGCATGGTCGATGGTCATGGTAACTTCGGCTCCGTGGATAACGATCCTCCTGCGGCGATGCGATATACCGAATGTCGCTTGACCCGCATTGCACAGGTGGGGCTAATTCAAGATATCGAGCGTGATACGGTCAACTTTGGCGATAACTACGATGGTTCGCAACAAGAACCCTTGGTTATGCCAGCACGGATTCCCCAATTATTGCTGAACGGTTCCGCAGGGATTGCTGTGGGGATGGCAACCAATATTCCACCCCATAATTTGGGTGAGTTGGTCGATGGTTTGGTGGCTCTAATTGCCGATCCTAGCCTTAGTGATCTAGAGCTGATGAAATATATCCCTGGTCCTGATTTCCCAACGGGGGCGTTGGTCTTGGGAACCGATGGCATTCGTGAAACCTATACCGCTGGGCGCGGTTCGATTACGATGCGTGCTGTGGCAAGCTTTGAGACCATTTCCGCATCGGGACGGCAGGATCGTGAAGCGATCATCATTACAGAAATGCCTTACCAAACCAATAAGGCTTCGCTAATCGAGAAAATTGCGGAAATGGTCAATGAGAAGAAACTCGATGGCATTTCTGATATTCGTGATGAAAGCGATCGCGATGGTATGCGTTTAGTCATTGAATTAAAGCGCGATGCCTATCCCAAAGTGGTGTTGAATAATCTCTACAAATCTACACCTCTGCAATCGAATTTCAGTTGTAATATGCTTGCCCTTGTCGATGGTGAACCAATTACGCTGACTTTGCGCCATGCCTTGCAAGTATTCCTCGACTTCCGTTATGAAGTAATTACGCGCCGCACTCAGTATGAATTGAAAAAAGCGCAAGAACGCGATCATTTATTGCAAGGTCTATTAATTGCTCTCAATCATTTGGATGCTGTAATCGCTTTGATTCGGGGAGCTGATGATAGCAGTGCTGCGAAGACGGGCTTGATCGAGAACTATGGATTATCCGAAGCGCAAGCTGATGCAATTTTGGCGATGCAGTTACGCCGCTTGACTGCTCAGGATGCTGACAAGATTCATGATGAGCATAATCAGCTAGTTGCTAAGATTGCTGACTTACAAGATATTCTCCAAAATAGAGAACGTATTCTCACGATTACCCGTGAAGAATTAGAAGCAATCAAAGCGGAATTCGCGACTCCACGCCGCACCAGAATTCTTCCCAATGAAGGTGATATTGATACTGCGGATTTGATTGCTAATCGCGAAACGATTGTGATGGTGACGCAGCAGGGGTATATCAAACGGATGCCTGTCGATACTTTTACTGCCCAAAATCGGGCGACTAGGGGTAAGGCAAGCGCTAATGTCAAAGATGATGATGCGATCGCCCATTTCTTTGCCTGTCGCAGCCATGACAAGGTTCTCTTCTTTACCGATCGCGGCAAGGTTTACGGAGTCAAAGCCTACGAAGTGCCTGAATCAGGTCGTGCGGCGCGGGGTACGGCAGTAGTACAACTATTACCGATCGCTGCCGATGAGAAAATTACCACGGTATTACCGATTAGCGAATTTAGTGAAGATGAATATCTGGTCATGCTTACGGCTGGCGGTTATATCAAAAAGACCAAGCTTCCTGCCTTTGCGAATATTCGCTCCAATGGACTAATTGCGATCGCTCTCGAAGAAGGTGACTTATTGCGCTGGGTGCGTCGGGCTAAAGCCGATAACACGATTATTGTCGGTTCGCGTCAAGGGATGTCGATCCGCTTCCGTACTGACCATGAGCAGTTGCGCCCAATGGGACGCGATACTCGCGGCGTGCGATCAATGCGGCTGACGGGTGATGATGAAATCGTAAGTATGGATATTCTCCCAGCAGGACTTGCAGAAATCGAGGAAGTTGAAGGTTCTGAAGAGGATATTGATTTAACCATGACAGCTAATGAAGATGAAAATCTTGAAGCTGACACTGAATCTGAATCTGCAAACGAAAAACCTCAAGGTCCTTGGGTATTGGTAGTAACCAGAGGTGGCTATGGTAAGCGCGTTCCTGTTAGCCAGTTCCGTATTCAAAAACGCGCAGGTAAAGGCTTACGGGTCACTAAGTTCAAAACTGGACAAGATCAATTAGCTTCGCTCTGTTTAGTCGATGAACAGAATGAACTTATGATCGTCACCAGTCGCGGTATTGTGATGCGTCAGAGTACTGATGCGATCGCTTGTCAGTCTCGCACAGCAAGAGGTGTGCGTCTGCAAAGACTAGATGCTTCTGATGCGATCGTGGGTGCAACTTTAGTTCCTCCTGCGTTAGAAGAAGAGATTGAAGAAGCAGAAGTCCAAAGTGGTGATGCGGTAGTGACTACTATAGAAACCGTTGTTGAAACTTCCGAAGAAACTGAAGATTAG
- a CDS encoding type II toxin-antitoxin system VapC family toxin yields MTLWILDTNVINQLHGYAPNIEKKLAGVNPSDVAITIITAEELISGWFNEINKANNQNKLSNLIHSYRGLSTTLAYLKEVRVLEFDQKAYEIYLQLRQQVKMKRTGDIRIAAIALSVNGIVVTRNHKDFAKVPNLKIEDWTIAS; encoded by the coding sequence GTGACCTTGTGGATACTTGATACAAATGTTATCAACCAATTACATGGCTATGCTCCTAATATTGAGAAAAAGCTTGCTGGTGTTAATCCTAGTGATGTTGCAATAACTATCATTACAGCCGAGGAATTAATTAGTGGCTGGTTCAATGAGATAAACAAAGCAAATAACCAAAATAAACTAAGTAATTTAATCCATAGCTATAGAGGACTTAGCACTACACTTGCATATCTAAAAGAGGTTAGGGTATTAGAGTTTGATCAAAAAGCTTATGAAATTTATCTGCAACTACGGCAACAAGTAAAGATGAAACGTACTGGGGATATAAGAATTGCTGCGATCGCACTTTCTGTAAATGGCATAGTTGTTACTCGCAATCACAAAGATTTTGCAAAAGTACCAAATTTAAAAATCGAAGATTGGACTATTGCATCATAG
- a CDS encoding FAD-dependent oxidoreductase: protein MSDQPENSKANQTEDNSDRIKQNEDLQPKTTFKPKLSHILGMLFLGVVLSGAAARTWQIIGQPKPSLEPIAQGTDASIPPYDRNGLPNLNPPAPADAEVWECDVAIVGGSLGGVAAAYHSMKTGATTCLIELTPMLGGQVSSQGVSAIDESLLMRYRQQFPLSWTHFKNIIASQPALPEKYSYLKPGAVVADTNSCWVGNLCFTPYSGELAAEEFLRESQRSAPKSRWETQVAFKGASFNDKGNRITAIHAVRRIPRDPNYLVQGRLSRELKSWFNWNSDETFDKKAIRLQAPAGKQMIVIDSTDTAELIAWANIPHRLGAESFSTTGEVHAVADNPECTQAFTFPFVLKIADDEGRSLKELRKVQPGYSREEHRKDYDLGRFPMFEGNSMFNYRRIVSMKRDDPFKATPAKGDMTVVNWNRGNDWGIMNPPLILTDKQIRDSGQQQNWLGGLNTTALKDGENHALLFAEWLMDKYASAEFPIRMMSGPDSPMPTQSGLSMYPYIREGRRILGRSAYGQPEFFMREQDIRNDMEGGRKFNATSIGLTHYAIDMHGCRYRNWEPSKSPSAAPANEDKVRPIILPFESLIPQRIDNLLMGGKAIAVSHIVNGATRIHVGEWSAGAAAGATAAWIITQDDPSLTPQAILDRGRISELQNHLRSQGLLLDW from the coding sequence ATGAGCGATCAACCAGAAAATTCAAAAGCCAATCAGACAGAAGATAATAGCGATCGCATTAAGCAAAACGAAGATCTTCAACCAAAAACAACTTTTAAACCAAAACTAAGCCATATTCTGGGAATGTTGTTTTTGGGTGTAGTGCTGAGTGGGGCAGCCGCAAGAACTTGGCAAATTATCGGTCAGCCCAAACCATCGCTAGAACCGATCGCCCAAGGCACTGACGCATCCATCCCTCCCTATGATCGCAATGGCTTGCCAAATTTAAATCCTCCAGCACCTGCTGATGCTGAGGTGTGGGAATGCGATGTGGCGATCGTCGGTGGTTCCTTAGGTGGTGTGGCAGCCGCTTATCACTCCATGAAAACTGGGGCAACTACTTGCTTAATCGAACTAACACCGATGCTAGGCGGTCAGGTAAGTTCACAGGGTGTTAGTGCGATCGACGAATCACTGCTCATGCGCTATCGTCAGCAATTCCCCTTGAGTTGGACTCATTTCAAAAATATCATTGCTAGTCAACCCGCCCTACCCGAAAAATATTCCTATCTCAAACCGGGGGCTGTGGTGGCGGATACGAATAGTTGTTGGGTTGGCAATCTTTGCTTTACACCCTACTCAGGGGAACTAGCTGCCGAAGAATTTTTGCGCGAGTCACAGCGCTCTGCCCCAAAAAGTCGATGGGAAACCCAAGTTGCCTTTAAGGGAGCAAGTTTTAATGACAAGGGTAATCGCATTACGGCAATCCATGCTGTAAGACGCATCCCTCGCGATCCTAACTATTTGGTTCAAGGTCGTCTCTCAAGGGAACTCAAAAGCTGGTTCAATTGGAACTCTGATGAAACCTTTGACAAAAAAGCAATTCGTTTACAGGCTCCCGCAGGTAAGCAGATGATCGTCATTGATTCTACCGATACTGCGGAATTAATTGCATGGGCAAATATACCGCATCGGCTGGGAGCAGAAAGTTTCAGCACCACAGGAGAAGTCCATGCAGTGGCAGACAATCCTGAATGTACCCAAGCATTTACCTTTCCGTTTGTGCTGAAAATTGCTGATGATGAGGGGCGATCGCTCAAGGAACTCCGCAAAGTTCAACCAGGCTATTCGCGAGAAGAACATCGCAAAGACTATGATTTGGGCAGATTTCCCATGTTTGAAGGCAATAGTATGTTTAACTATCGCCGTATTGTCAGCATGAAGCGTGATGACCCATTTAAGGCGACCCCTGCTAAGGGTGACATGACCGTTGTTAACTGGAACCGTGGCAATGACTGGGGCATCATGAATCCTCCATTGATTTTGACGGATAAGCAAATTCGTGATTCTGGACAACAACAAAATTGGTTAGGCGGCTTAAATACCACAGCTCTCAAGGATGGGGAAAATCATGCCCTGTTATTTGCAGAATGGCTCATGGATAAATATGCGTCAGCCGAGTTCCCTATCAGAATGATGTCAGGACCAGATAGTCCCATGCCGACCCAATCGGGTTTAAGTATGTATCCTTACATTCGTGAAGGTCGCAGAATTTTGGGTCGCTCTGCCTATGGACAGCCAGAATTTTTCATGCGTGAGCAGGACATTCGCAATGATATGGAAGGTGGACGCAAATTTAATGCAACTTCCATTGGCTTAACCCACTATGCGATCGATATGCATGGTTGCCGCTATCGCAATTGGGAGCCATCTAAATCCCCTAGTGCAGCTCCAGCTAATGAGGATAAGGTACGCCCCATTATTCTGCCCTTTGAGAGTTTGATTCCCCAACGGATTGACAATTTACTCATGGGTGGCAAGGCGATCGCGGTTAGTCACATTGTTAACGGCGCAACTCGTATCCATGTGGGTGAATGGTCGGCGGGGGCAGCAGCAGGGGCAACCGCAGCATGGATTATCACGCAGGATGATCCATCTTTGACTCCGCAAGCAATTCTTGATCGCGGCAGAATTAGTGAATTACAAAACCACCTACGATCGCAAGGACTATTACTCGATTGGTAA